Proteins encoded by one window of Bacillus rossius redtenbacheri isolate Brsri chromosome 3, Brsri_v3, whole genome shotgun sequence:
- the LOC134531299 gene encoding mucin-1-like, producing MTRCGETIVDGWGDNWEYEEQDEWKEDDTAADTEGPDVIRTPLRQHIMQPASPTSCGQPPRRRNSHNTARVIDNPDVRPQHDAASDAAPAIWGGDDITTDGRDHTCPAPVHHCGSITPLPAPPTRPPPATEKATGAAVHTETATGRCSLAGSQVADHTQHHCRSITPPPAPPTMPPPATEKRHCGSITPPLPPRKTTTPPPATEKATGAAVHTETATSRPSPADNQVADAMPQCTEADLPAKMPPSPTPPPPTAVKALGGFTQCQPAGVSLLPAAHVTEGVSHPPAVHVTGGVSPLPAAHFIGGVPLLPATHVTRGVSLPPAVHVSEGMSPPPAAHVTEGVSPPPAAHITKGVSPPPTAHITEGALPHSSVGTPPAHAMCAVEGATPPPHVKRTAEDAATPSHIKRATEGAAPPPHVKRTAEGTAPPPHVKRAIEGAVPPLHVKRTAEGATAPPHVKRAAEGTTPPPHVMSAVEGAVPPSPATRVTMVVLAKVLWSGVGQILYAVTRVAI from the exons gggacaactgggagtacgaagaACAGGACGAATGGAAGGAGGACGACACCGCAGCGGACACCGAGGGGCCTGACGTAATCCGGACGCCGCTACGACAGCACATAATGCAGCCTGCATCCCCTACTTCATGCGGCCAACCACCACGCCGCCGTAACAGCCATAACACCGCCCGCGTCATTGACAACCCGGACGTCCGTCCGCAACACGACGCCGCCTCagacgccgcccccgccatatggggtggaGACGACATCACCACAGATGGAAGAGATCACACctgtccagcccctgtg CATCACTGCGGATCCATCACGCCACTTCCGGCACCACCTACGaggccgcccccagccactgagaaaGCGActggcgcggccgtgcacaccgagACAGCCACAGgaagatgcagcctggcaggcagccaggtcgccgatcacacaCAGCATCACTGCAGATCCATCacgccacctccggcaccaccgacgatgccgcccccagccactgagaaa cgtcactgcggatccatCACGCCACCTCTGCCACCACGGAAAACGACGAcaccgcccccagccactgagaaaGCTActggcgcggccgtgcacaccgagACAGCCACATCGCGACCCAGTCCGGCAGACAACCAGGTTGCCGACGCCATGCCACAATGCACCGAGGCGGACTTGCCAGCCAAGATGCCGCCGTccccgacgccgccgcccccaactgccgtgaaggctcTCGGGGGGTTCACGCAGTGCCAACCGGCCGGCGTGTCACTTctgcccgccgcgcacgtcacagagggCGTGTCACATCCGCCCGCCgtgcacgtcacagggggcgtgtcacctcTGCCCGCCGCGCACTTCATAGGGGGCGTTCCACTTCTGCCCGCCACGCACGTCACaaggggcgtgtcacttccgcccgccgtgCACGTCTCAGAGGGCATGTCACCTCCGCCTGCCGCGCATGTCACAGAGGGCGTttcacctccgcccgccgcgcacatcACAaagggcgtgtcacctccgcccaccGCGCACATCACCGAGGGTGCACTGCCGCACTCCTCTGTGGGCACGCCACCTGCACATGCCATGTGTGCCGTTGAAGGCGCTACGCCGCCTCCTCATGTCAAACGCACCGCTGAAGATGCCGCAACGCCTTCGCACATCAAGCGCGCCACTGAAGGTGCCGCGCCGCCTCCGCACGTCAAGCGCACCGCTGAAGGCACCGCGCCGCCTCCGCACGTCAAGCGCGCCATTGAAGGCGCCGTGCCGCCTCTGCACGTCAAGCgcaccgctgaaggtgccacggcACCTCCGCACGTCAAGCGCGCCGCTGAAGGCACCACGCCGCCTCCGCACGTCATGAGTGCCGTTGAAGGCGCCGTGCCGCCGTCGCCTGCGACGCGCGTCACcatgg